GAGGAGGAGTGCCCTGACCCGGCCCCGGCGGAGCAGACGGTGCATGTCGACAGGCCATTGCGTATCCTGGTGGCCGAGGACAACATCCACAACGAGGAATTGTACCGGCTTTTCCTGGCCAGGACGGACATCGAAGCCGAATACGCCAAAAATGGTCTCCTGGCCGTGGAGGCTTTTGGCCGCGGCGGTTTTGATTTGGTCGTGCTGGACATGCAGATGCCCGTTCTGGACGGCATGGCCGCGGCCAGAAGAATGCGGGCCATGGAACGGGAGACGGGCCGGGGCCGGACGCCCCTGATTCTTCTTTCGGCCCAGGACGTGAAAACCCTGAGACAAGAGGATGCCGAGCTTTTCGAGGCCATCCTGTCCAAGCCCATCGGGCGATCGGAATTCTTGGGGGCCATCGTGGCCCAGGCCAAGGGGGCGGCTTGCCCCTACCCGGATCGCGACAGGGGCCAAGCCACGGACGAGGCCATCCGATCCATGGCTCCGGGTTTTCTGGAGGCTCTGGCCGATCGGGCTCTGGACATGCGGATGCTTGCCGAACGCGGCCAACACGGAGAATTGGCCCGGCTGGCCCACATGATTGCTGGGAGCGCAGGCAGCTACGGATTCCCGGCCATCGCGGCCCTGGCCCGGGCGGTTGAATCCCTGGCCGTGGAGCGATCCCCTGAGGCCATCAAAAAGGTCCTGGCCCTTGTTGAACTGGTGGAGTCGGAACGGGAAAAACTGCCTGACCGGGACAAGGAGAAGGCCAATGCGGGATGAACAGGATTCTGGGGCAGCACAGGAAGCGGCCAAGCTGAGGGCCCGGGTCCGTCAACTCACGACCCTGGTGGATGCGGTCCGCGAGGCGATCATCATCATTCGGGGCGGAACGATCGTCTTTGCCAACGCCTATATGCATCACCTGGGCGGACACACCCTGGCCGAGATCGCCGGCCGGAGCTTCCTTGATTTCGTTCATCCGGACGACAGGCCCCTGGTGGCCGAGCGCCACAGACAGCGACTCATGGGCCAGGACGTGCCCAGCGTTTACGATCTTCGCATCCTCACCCGGGAGGGTGAACCCCGCTGGATCCAGGTCTCGACCACGACCATCGATTGGGATGGAATCCCGGCCCATGTGGCCCTGTTGACGGACATCGAGGCCCGGAAACGGGCCGAGGAGTCCTTGCAGCACACCATGGCCCGCCAGGAGGCGATCATCTGGGAGCGGACCAGATCCTTACAG
This Deltaproteobacteria bacterium DNA region includes the following protein-coding sequences:
- a CDS encoding response regulator, with the translated sequence MHVDRPLRILVAEDNIHNEELYRLFLARTDIEAEYAKNGLLAVEAFGRGGFDLVVLDMQMPVLDGMAAARRMRAMERETGRGRTPLILLSAQDVKTLRQEDAELFEAILSKPIGRSEFLGAIVAQAKGAACPYPDRDRGQATDEAIRSMAPGFLEALADRALDMRMLAERGQHGELARLAHMIAGSAGSYGFPAIAALARAVESLAVERSPEAIKKVLALVELVESEREKLPDRDKEKANAG